One window from the genome of Carnobacteriaceae bacterium zg-84 encodes:
- the glyQ gene encoding glycine--tRNA ligase subunit alpha yields the protein MKKGLTLQEIILTLQNYWSKQGCLLMQAYDTEKGAGTMSPYTFLRAIGPEPWNAAYVEPSRRPADGRYGENPNRLFQHHQFQVIMKPSPDNIQELYLDSLKALGIDPLEHDIRFVEDNWENPSLGCAGLGWEVWLDGMEVTQFTYFQQVGGLECKPVTAELTYGLERLASYIQEVESVYDLQWTDTVKYGEIFIQPEFEHSTYAFETSDAPLLKELFDKYEVEALKQMEKNLVHPAYDYILKCSHTFNLMDARGIISVTDRAGYLARIRNMAREVAKAFVQARRDLGFPLLSREEARKLLEEDK from the coding sequence ATGAAAAAAGGATTGACCTTACAAGAAATTATTTTAACATTACAAAATTATTGGTCTAAACAAGGTTGTTTATTGATGCAAGCGTACGATACGGAAAAAGGGGCAGGAACAATGAGCCCTTATACGTTTTTAAGAGCTATTGGACCAGAGCCTTGGAATGCAGCGTATGTTGAGCCATCTCGTCGTCCAGCAGATGGAAGATATGGTGAAAATCCAAACCGACTGTTCCAGCATCATCAATTTCAAGTCATTATGAAACCTTCTCCAGATAATATTCAAGAATTATATTTGGATAGTCTAAAAGCATTGGGGATTGATCCTTTAGAGCATGATATTCGCTTCGTAGAAGATAACTGGGAAAATCCGTCTTTAGGATGTGCTGGTTTAGGTTGGGAAGTTTGGTTAGACGGTATGGAAGTGACACAGTTTACATATTTCCAACAAGTTGGTGGTTTAGAATGTAAACCTGTTACAGCAGAATTGACATACGGTTTAGAGCGTTTAGCTTCTTATATTCAAGAAGTAGAAAGCGTGTATGATTTACAATGGACCGATACAGTAAAATATGGTGAGATTTTTATTCAACCAGAGTTTGAACATTCTACATACGCATTTGAAACAAGTGATGCTCCATTATTAAAAGAATTATTTGATAAATATGAAGTAGAAGCTTTGAAGCAAATGGAGAAAAATTTAGTTCACCCAGCTTATGATTATATTTTAAAATGTAGTCATACATTTAACTTAATGGATGCAAGAGGTATTATTTCTGTAACAGATAGAGCAGGATATTTGGCACGTATTCGTAATATGGCTAGAGAAGTCGCAAAAGCTTTTGTACAAGCAAGACGTGATTTAGGTTTTCCGTTGTTAAGTCGTGAAGAAGCACGAAAATTATT
- a CDS encoding zinc-dependent alcohol dehydrogenase family protein → MKAYTYVKPGEAKFVEKDKPVILKPTDAIVRMVKTTICGTDLHIIKGDVPAVKSGTILGHEGIGVVEEVGEAVTNFKKGDKVLISCVCSCSKCYYCKKGIYAHCEDEGGWIFGHLIDGTQAEFLRVPHADATLYHTPEELSDEALVMLSDILPTGYEIGVLKGKVTPGCTVAIVGSGPVGLASLLTAQFFSPAKIIMIDLDDNRLERALSFGATHAINSSNVDEAIQKVFELTDNRGVDVAIEAVGIPATFDFCQKVIAIDGTIANAGVHGKPVLFDIERLWIHNINITTGLVSTNTTPQLLQALAANKIQPEKLVTHYFKLSEIEEAYEIFGKASEHNAIKVIIENDITPVE, encoded by the coding sequence ATGAAAGCCTATACATATGTTAAACCAGGAGAAGCAAAATTTGTAGAAAAAGACAAACCGGTTATTTTAAAACCAACAGATGCTATTGTTCGCATGGTAAAAACAACAATCTGTGGTACCGATTTACACATCATTAAAGGAGATGTTCCTGCTGTTAAAAGTGGCACTATTTTAGGACACGAAGGTATTGGTGTTGTGGAAGAAGTTGGTGAAGCAGTAACAAACTTTAAAAAAGGGGATAAAGTACTTATTTCATGTGTATGTTCATGTAGTAAATGTTATTACTGTAAAAAAGGAATTTATGCACACTGTGAAGACGAAGGTGGTTGGATTTTCGGTCACTTAATCGACGGAACACAAGCAGAATTTTTACGTGTACCACATGCAGATGCAACTTTATATCATACACCAGAAGAATTATCTGACGAAGCATTAGTAATGTTATCAGATATTTTACCAACAGGATATGAAATTGGGGTTCTTAAAGGTAAAGTAACACCAGGATGTACCGTAGCAATCGTTGGTTCTGGACCAGTTGGATTGGCATCTTTATTAACAGCTCAATTCTTCTCACCAGCAAAAATCATTATGATTGACCTTGATGACAACCGTTTAGAAAGAGCATTGTCATTTGGTGCAACACACGCAATCAATTCTTCTAATGTTGACGAAGCAATTCAAAAAGTATTTGAATTAACAGATAACCGTGGTGTCGATGTAGCCATTGAGGCTGTTGGTATTCCTGCAACATTTGACTTCTGTCAAAAAGTTATTGCGATTGATGGAACAATCGCAAATGCGGGTGTACATGGAAAACCTGTTTTATTCGATATTGAAAGATTATGGATTCACAACATCAATATTACAACAGGTTTAGTATCCACAAATACAACACCTCAATTATTACAAGCATTAGCAGCAAACAAAATTCAACCAGAAAAATTAGTAACACACTACTTCAAATTAAGTGAAATTGAAGAAGCATATGAAATTTTTGGTAAAGCAAGTGAACATAATGCGATTAAAGTTATTATCGAAAATGATATTACACCAGTTGAATAA